The Natrinema sp. DC36 genome includes the window CGTTCTGGTACGACGAGTACGACGGTCCGTACCGCGTATTCTTCGGTCACACCGTTCACGACTCTCCGGTCGAACGGAAACACGCCGTCGGCCTCGCCACCGGCTGTGTCTACGGCGGAACGCTCACCGCTTACGACTACCGGCGCGACGAATTTGTTACCGTCGACCAGACAACGACCCATCAGGATCGCGACGATTCGAAAATCGTTACTCCGATCTGAAGCGAGACCCGTCGCTCGATTTCGGCGCTCGTCGAGTCCGGCGCTGCAAAGTCCCTCGTGATCGCCGGTGCCCCGAGTGAGTATTGTAGCCACTGAAAGTCAACGCATATCCGATCGCACGACGAGAGCGCGGTTCGGAGCGAACGCAGTGAGCGAGAACCGCGGGGATGCGAACGGTGAGCGTAGCGAGCCGTGAGCGAGAACCGCAGGGATGCGAGCCGTGAGCGAGCACCGCGGACTGTGCGATCGGTGTGTAAACCGTTTCAGTTGGGACTATCGCGAGGAATCGGAAAGGAGTCGAAGACGGTTCACTCGTACTCCGATCGAAGGCGATCACGCGCTCCGTCGCGCGTCTTGAAGTATCTGCGCTCGCCGTCAGTCGTTCGAACTGCCCAGTCGTACGTCCCGCTGTCAGGACGGTACCAGTGCTCGGAATATGAGTCGAACACGGACATATCCCCGCCGTTCGAATAGGTCAGTTCGACGGTATCGGCGTCCGCAGCGCCGTCCGACGCCTCGCACCCGTCGTCCGTGCCGTTCTTCGCAACGTCTTCGACGAGGAGGTCTCCCTCGATGAGATCGGTATCGACCACCATCCCCGGCCCGTAGCCGCGCTCGAGGGCTGCCTCCGTGGCTGCCATCAGTAGCTCCTGGATATCCCGGACGGGCTCGTCACCCGGGACTCGCTCGTAGCTTCCGTCGCGTTGCATCACCCACCGACGACGGGTATCCGTCAGCGATGCCTCCAGGATGAACCGGAGCTGTTCGCGCAGTTGTGTGGCCTCGACGGGCGTGACGGCCTCGACCCGATAGTCGAGGTTCCGCGTCATCCAGTCAGCCGATCCGATGTACCACTCGGGTTTGCCGCCGTTCTCGAAGTAGAAGATTCGAGCGTGTTCGAGAAACCGGCCGACGATCGAATGCACCGTGATGTTCTCGCTCACCCCCTCGATACCGGGGCGGAGTCGGCAGATGTCCCGGACGATCAGATCGATCTCGACCCCGGCCATCGAGGCACGGTACAGCTCCTCGACCATCGACGGGTCTTCGAGCCCATTCACCTTCACGATGATCCGCCCACTGCGACCGGCACGGGCGTGCTCAGCCTCTCGTCTGACCATCTCCGTGAATCGCTCGCGCATCGTCACGGGTGCGATGAGGAGCTTCCGGAAACGGTCGTCGAGCGTCGGCCCCGTAAAGAAGTTGAATACCTTCGTGAGGTCGTGGCCGATATCCCGATCGGCGGTCAACAGTCCCAGATCGGAGTATCCCTTCGCTGTCCCCGAATGATAATTTCCCGTCCCGACGTGTGAGTAGAGTTGAACGCCGTCATCCTCTTGGCGGACGACGAGCGCCGTCTTGGTGTGCGTTTTCAGGCCGACGGTCCCGTAGGCGACGTGGATCCCCTCCTCCTCGAGCTGACGAGTCCACTCGAGGTTGTTCTTCTCGTCGAATCGGGCCTTGAGTTCGACCATCACGGCCACCTGTTTGCCGTTGTCGGCGGCGTCGATGAGGCTCTGAATTACCTTCGAGTCGCTCGCCGTCCGATAGATCGCCGCTTTCACCGCGAGCACGTCAGGGTCGTTCGCCGCCGCGTCGAGGAACCGTTGTACCGTCCCCTCGAAGGAGTGGTAGGGATGGTGTGCGAGGATGTCTCCCTCCCGAATCTCGTCGAATATATCCGTCGCCCCGTCTTTCGTGTCATCGGTCACCGGTCCCAATCGCGGGTGGACGCGGGGCGTCCACGAGGACGGTTTGAGGTCGGGACGCTCGAGCTCGATAAGTTCGAAGAAGTCCTCGAAATCGATCGGCCCCTCCCGATAGAACACTTCCCGCTCGTGCAAGTCGAGTTGCTCTCTCAGGATCGAGACCGACTCGTCGGGCATGTCGGCGTCGACTTCGAGTCGGACGACCGTCGCGAAGCGGCGCTGTTCGAGAACGTCTTCGACCATATCGGTGAGGTCCTCGGCGACTTCTTCGTCGCGCCGTACCTCGGCGTTCCGGGTGACTTTGAACTTCGACACGTCGCGAATGTCGAGATCCGGAAGCAGTAGATCGAGGTTGGCCTCGATGAGATCTTCGATGAGGACGTACTGGTCCGTCCCGCCGGCGACCGCTATCAGTCGGGGCTGATTCGAGGGCACTTTGATACGAGTGAACGTCGGCTCGTCGGTCCCGTTCGACGAAAGCACGGCGAGGGAAAGCGAGAGGTTCGAAATGAACGGGAACGGGTGGGCCGGATCGAAGGCGAGCGGCGTCAGGGTCGGGAGTATCGACTCCTCGAAGTACGTCCGTAACGTCTCGCGCTCGTCCGCCGGTAGCTCGTCGGGGCGACGGATCTCGATGCCCGCATCCGCAAGCGTCGGCTCGAGCGTCGTTTGCCAGTATTCGGACTGCCGGCGAAAGAGAGGGCGTGCGGTATCGAGCACGTCGCGCCACTGTTGTTTCGGCGTCCGACCGTCCGGCGTCGTCTCGGTCACGTCGGCGTCGATCTGTTGTTTGAGCCCGCCGACGCGCTTCATGAAGAACTCGTCGGTGTTCTTCGTGAAGAACGCGAGAAACCGGAGCCGCTCGAGCGGTGGATTTCGGTCGTCCATCCCCTCCCGAAGAACGCGCTCTTGAAACGCGAGCTCCGACAGTTCCCGGTTCAGGTAGTACTCGGGGTCCGTCAGGTCGCTGTCGCTCACAGAATCACCTCACACCGGATCGCTGTGTTCCCCTCGAACCACCGGACCGAACTTCCGTCGGGACGGTGACTACGCGGGTAGACAGTAGCGGCCGGTTGTCGCTTCCCGTTCGAGCAGTCGTCGCCGTTACCTCCGAAAGCGCGACCGGAGTGACGGACCGGAAACCGAAAAAGACCGGCTCGTGACATAATCGATACCGAGCAGGAGAAATACAAGTACTCCGCTAATAGTGCTATTGTTTAGTATATATTCATCATAGTCTGTCGGATCCGACGGATACCGACACGTCGGCCGACGGGGAGTTCGTGGTATCGACCCGACTACGGCTCGTATTCCACGTTCGTCCCGTCTAATTATACTCCCGCCATCGATTCCCGCATTCCGTACACTTGAAAAAGCGCGTCGGCGGCTCGTCGGCCGAGGCGGTCTGCTTGAGCGTGTACCACGCTTCCTCGGCACCGCACTCGTCGCAGATGACGTCAGTCGCTTTCGGTTTCCCCTCGAAGTTGGCCTCTTCGCTGGATTCGATCACGTCGCCGTCGGTCTGTGATTCCGTCGTGACGAATGCGTCTTCCTGCTCGCGGTCCCGTTCGCTCGAGGCCCCGCAGTCGTCGTTCGTACAGACCATGCGGTCGTCGCGGGCTTTCATCATCGAACCGCAATCGTCGCAAAACTGCATATCAGTCGGCTACGAACTCGGCACGCAAAAAGACACCACTTCGCTCGATCCGCGTCGTCATACGGTTTGCTGTAACGATTTACCGGCGCGACCGCGATCCGGCCTGCGGTCGCGCCGGAAATGACTTACAGCAGACCGTATCAGTGCCGGTTCTCGAGCGCTTCGTCCTCGAGGACGAACGGACAGTCCGCGACCCGGAACGTCCCCATCGTCGTGACGGCGAGGATAGCAGTTCCGTCGCGAGTGCAGTCGACGTCGGGCGGCTCGGTGAAGTGCTCGCACCCCTGGCAGTACGAGCGTTTCTCGACCTCCCGTATTTCCCGGTCAGCCAGCCGGAGCGCACCGCCCGACTCGGCCGAGTCGGACGGCTCGCCCGTCCCGCTCGACACCTCCGCACGATCGGCCTCGAGTCGCTCCCAGAGGCGGTCGCCGTCGATATCGGCGGCGTCGTGTCGATCGAACAGGTCGTCGAAATCGGGCGTACTCGAGCGCTCGCGGTCGTCGTCGGAGACCGTCGCGGCGAGATCCTCGAGCGGATCCGATCGGCCGTTCGCGTCCTCGCCGTCGTCGTCCGACTGGTCGCCCTCTTCGCCGGCATCGACCGTTCGAGACCCGTCGTCATCGGCGTCGATCGTCGGCTCTCCGTTCTCGTCGTGGGTAAATTCCGTTCCGGTCGCGTCGTCGCCGTCTCCCTCGTCACGACTCGCGTCGTCGGTCATCGATCGGTCGCTCCGGAGTCGGTCTCGGTCATATCGGTCCCGTCTCCGTCGTCACGGTTCCTCATTTCGGATTCCGCCTCCGACTCGAGCGCCTCGAAGACTGCGTCAGTCGTCGAGTCCACCAGCCCCTCGCTACGGCCCTCGAGCGCCGGCGGCTCATCGGTCTCGAGCCGGTGGGAGCCGAAGATCGACGAGCGTTTCACGACGTCCGAAAACAGGCATTTACAGTGCGGACACGCGGGGGCGGTCAATAGCGCGAGGTCGACGCTCGAGCCACAGTCGGCGCAGGTCGCCGTTCGAACTCCCAGCTGGTTCGCCGTACGCTGGAGTCGCTCGGTCGCCGCTCGCTGCCGCCGTTCGTCCGCGATCGCATCCCGCTGCTCCCGAAGTTCGATCACCGCCCGCGCGAGCAGCGTCGATCTGTCCTCGAGTTCGTCGGCGTCTTCGAAGAGCCCCTCG containing:
- a CDS encoding transcription factor S; the protein is MQFCDDCGSMMKARDDRMVCTNDDCGASSERDREQEDAFVTTESQTDGDVIESSEEANFEGKPKATDVICDECGAEEAWYTLKQTASADEPPTRFFKCTECGNRWREYN
- the ppk1 gene encoding polyphosphate kinase 1, giving the protein MSDSDLTDPEYYLNRELSELAFQERVLREGMDDRNPPLERLRFLAFFTKNTDEFFMKRVGGLKQQIDADVTETTPDGRTPKQQWRDVLDTARPLFRRQSEYWQTTLEPTLADAGIEIRRPDELPADERETLRTYFEESILPTLTPLAFDPAHPFPFISNLSLSLAVLSSNGTDEPTFTRIKVPSNQPRLIAVAGGTDQYVLIEDLIEANLDLLLPDLDIRDVSKFKVTRNAEVRRDEEVAEDLTDMVEDVLEQRRFATVVRLEVDADMPDESVSILREQLDLHEREVFYREGPIDFEDFFELIELERPDLKPSSWTPRVHPRLGPVTDDTKDGATDIFDEIREGDILAHHPYHSFEGTVQRFLDAAANDPDVLAVKAAIYRTASDSKVIQSLIDAADNGKQVAVMVELKARFDEKNNLEWTRQLEEEGIHVAYGTVGLKTHTKTALVVRQEDDGVQLYSHVGTGNYHSGTAKGYSDLGLLTADRDIGHDLTKVFNFFTGPTLDDRFRKLLIAPVTMRERFTEMVRREAEHARAGRSGRIIVKVNGLEDPSMVEELYRASMAGVEIDLIVRDICRLRPGIEGVSENITVHSIVGRFLEHARIFYFENGGKPEWYIGSADWMTRNLDYRVEAVTPVEATQLREQLRFILEASLTDTRRRWVMQRDGSYERVPGDEPVRDIQELLMAATEAALERGYGPGMVVDTDLIEGDLLVEDVAKNGTDDGCEASDGAADADTVELTYSNGGDMSVFDSYSEHWYRPDSGTYDWAVRTTDGERRYFKTRDGARDRLRSEYE